The following proteins come from a genomic window of Natronosalvus vescus:
- a CDS encoding EamA family transporter: MSQHAITLAVIAMFGWGLWTVLANEATQTIDPELAMILSYAASVVIALGYVAVQNEPVVLERTGVTYALGAGIFAGIGAVAFYSGLSAGRVGVVATISALYFVVAALIGILVLGESLTLQNALGIAFAVLAVVLLAQ; this comes from the coding sequence ATGAGCCAGCACGCCATTACCCTCGCCGTGATCGCCATGTTCGGCTGGGGGCTGTGGACAGTACTCGCGAACGAAGCGACCCAGACGATCGATCCCGAACTCGCGATGATCCTCTCCTACGCCGCGAGCGTCGTGATCGCGCTCGGCTACGTCGCCGTCCAGAACGAGCCGGTCGTCCTCGAGCGAACCGGGGTCACCTACGCCCTGGGTGCCGGCATCTTCGCGGGAATCGGCGCGGTCGCGTTCTACTCCGGGTTGAGCGCCGGCCGAGTGGGCGTCGTCGCGACGATCTCGGCGCTGTACTTCGTCGTCGCTGCCCTCATTGGCATCCTCGTTCTCGGCGAGTCGCTCACGCTGCAAAACGCGCTCGGGATCGCCTTCGCGGTGCTCGCGGTAGTTTTGCTCGCGCAGTAA
- a CDS encoding endonuclease III domain-containing protein gives MPHESDPEPEVNISGGEAGGGAPATFDPATADTRAERIVDRLGARYWQKTYGGQDAFTCLVRTILSQNTSDVASQPAHDALLERYDGPDIDLAAALAAAERSTLAETISAAGLYNQKSGVIVDAAEWVLERWGSAAGFDAFVREGDPHEVRATLLEVSGVGPKTADCVLLFAGGRDGVFPVDTHVHRIYRRLGIAPPDADHEAVREVLERDVPAEKCGFGHTATIQFGRDFCTARRPACLEDPNACPMADICDQVGVYPETGEVVDPADAPEAAGD, from the coding sequence ATGCCACACGAGTCGGATCCCGAACCCGAGGTCAACATCAGCGGCGGGGAAGCCGGCGGCGGCGCACCCGCGACATTCGACCCGGCGACCGCCGACACACGAGCGGAGCGCATCGTCGACCGCCTCGGGGCTCGCTACTGGCAGAAGACCTACGGCGGACAGGACGCCTTCACCTGTCTCGTCCGAACCATCCTCAGCCAGAACACGAGCGACGTCGCGAGCCAGCCCGCCCACGACGCCCTGCTCGAGCGCTACGACGGCCCCGACATCGACCTCGCGGCCGCACTCGCCGCCGCCGAGCGGTCGACGCTCGCCGAAACCATCAGTGCCGCCGGCCTCTACAACCAGAAGTCGGGCGTCATCGTGGACGCCGCCGAGTGGGTCCTCGAACGGTGGGGATCGGCGGCTGGCTTCGACGCGTTCGTCCGCGAGGGCGACCCCCACGAGGTTCGGGCGACCCTCCTCGAAGTGTCCGGCGTCGGCCCGAAGACGGCCGACTGCGTCCTCCTGTTCGCCGGCGGCCGGGACGGCGTCTTTCCCGTCGACACCCACGTCCACCGCATCTACCGCCGGCTCGGTATCGCCCCGCCCGACGCCGACCACGAGGCGGTTCGCGAGGTGCTCGAGCGCGACGTGCCAGCCGAGAAGTGCGGCTTCGGCCACACCGCCACGATCCAGTTCGGCCGGGACTTCTGTACGGCGCGCAGGCCGGCGTGTCTCGAGGATCCCAACGCCTGCCCGATGGCCGACATCTGCGACCAGGTTGGCGTCTATCCGGAGACGGGCGAAGTCGTCGATCCGGCGGACGCCCCGGAAGCGGCCGGGGACTGA